The Sphingomonas sp. HF-S4 sequence AGCCGAAACTCAGTATCGCCGCGACGATGATCGTCCCGGTCAGATAGCGGGGAATTGCCTCGGGCGCGGGCGTGAAGCTACGCCGCTGGAGCCAGAAGAGCGCGCGGATCCCCGAGAACAACGCCAGCGCCGCCGGCATGCCGAGACTCCAATACGGACTGACCGTTCCGTGGGCCGCGAAGCTCAGAAATGCCGCATCGACGAACATCATCACGTACATCAGCGGCACCTGCTTGCGCAGCGCGCGAAATTGCTCGACCAGGATCGCGCGTTCCTGGTCGCTGTCGATCGGTTCGGCAGGGAACGATAACCGCAGCATAGTCTCTTATAGCGGGCCCCACCCGGCCCCGGCACGGCTGGCGCGACGTTAACCCTGTTCGAACAGCAGCTTGCGCGCGAAAACGGGCAAATTCTTGGTATATATACGCCTATCGGCGCCCCACTGCCGGTCGCCCCAGCCGCCGCGATATTCCTCTGTCTCATGGAGCACGCCGAACACGTCCGGGTGCCGTATCCCAAAGCGGATCGCGCCGTGCCCGCCCATCCGATCGCCCGCGACCCCCGTTGCAAGCCGCCCCCGTTACCCGGCCTTGTGCCGGCGTCCCCCACGTGGCTGGGCGAGCCCATAGCGCCTCCAGCGCCTCGAGTGCGGCACCGGCCGGGTGACGACTGGGAAGGCACATCGAACCAAGCCTCTCCTCGCCAGCGTTCAGCTCTGCTACGCCCCTGCTATGCAGCCTCCGCATCCCAGGCTCACTCTCGTCGCCTGCATCCTCGCGTCGAGCCTCGCCTTTATCGATGGGTCGGTGACCAACGTCGCGCTGCCCGCGATCGGTGCCGATCTCGGCGCGAGCCCGGCCGAGCTGCAATGGACGATCAATGCCTATCTGCTGCCGCTCTCGGCGCTGCTGCTGATCGGCGGCGCGGCGGGGGACCATTTCGGGCGACGCAAGCTGCTCGTGCTCGGCATCGCGATCTTCGCGCTCGCCTCGGTCGCATGCGCAGTCGCCGCGGACCTGACTTTACTGCTGGCCGCACGCGCCGCACAGGGAATCGGCGCGGCGATCCTGCTCCCCAACAGCCTCGCGACCTTGAGCCACGCCTTTACCGGCGAGGCGCGGGGCAAGGCGATCGGCACCTGGGCGGGCGTCGGCGCGATCGCCGGCGCGGTCGGACCGCCGCTCGGCGGCTGGCTGGTCGACGCGATCGGCTGGCGCGCGATCTTCTACGTCAACGTGCCCGTCGCCGCCGCGGCGATCCTCATCGCGCTGCACTATGTCGAGGAAAGCGCCGAGGGCGAATTGCCGCTCGACCTGCCCGGTGCCTTCGCCGCCACGGTGGCGCTCGGCGCGATCACCTGGGGGCTCACGCTCTGGTCGAGCCACCGCGCCTTCGACGCCAGCGTCGCGATCGGGCTCGCCGCCGGCATCCTCGCCACTGCGGCGTTCCTGTGGATCGAGCATCACCGCGGCGCTCGCGCCATGATGCCGTTCGCGATGTTCGGTTCGCGCGCCTTTGCCGGGCTGACGCTGCTCACCTTCCTGCTCTACGGCGCGCTCGGCGGGGTGCTCCTCCTCCTCCCCTTCGTGCTGATCGAGGCGGCGGGCTATACCGCGCTCCAGGCCGGGCTCGCGCTGCTGCCGATGCCGCTAGGCATGGGGCTGGCCTCGCGCGTGATGGGGCGGCTGACTGCGCGGGTCGGCCCGCGCTGGCCGCTGACCATCGGCGCGGCGATCGTCGCGATTGGCTTCGGGCTGCTCGTGCTGGTCGATGATGGCGCGCCCTATTGGAGCTCGGTGTTTCCCGGCTGCCTGGTCATCGCGATCGGGATGTCGAGCGTCGCCGCACCGCTGACCACCGCGGTGCTTGCCTCGGTCGACGACACGCATAGCGGCACCGCCTCTGGCTTCAACAGCGCGATCGCGCGCACCGGCGGGCTGATCGCCACTGCGATCGCTGGCGCAGTGATCGCCAGCGCCGGCCGCGAACTCATCACCGCCTTCCACGGTGGCGTGGTGGTCGGCGCAACCCTCGCCGCCGCCTCCAGCCTCACTGCACTGCTGACGCTCGGAGAAATCAGGAAAGCGACGCCGCGCCCCGAATGATCGGCACGAACTTCTCGGCGGTCAGGCTCGCCCCGCCGACCAGCGCGCCATCGACATTGTCGACCGCAAGGATGTCGGCCGCATTCGCGCCGGTCACCGATCCGCCATAGAGGATGCGAATGCCCGCCGCCGCATCGCCGACCATCGTCCGCAGCTTGGCGCGCGCGATCGCGTGGATCGATCCGATCTCGTCGAGCGTCGGGGTCTTGCCGGTGCCGATCGCCCATCGCGGCTCATAGGCCAGCGTCAGCCAGTCGCCATGCGCGCCCTCGGGCAACGACTTCTCGATCTGCGACTGGACAATCCGCTCCGCCCTCCCGGCGTCGCGCTCGGCATCGGTCTCGCCGCAGCACAGGATCACCTGCAGCCCGTGGCGCCGTGCCGCCGCCGCCTTGGCCCAGGCATCGTGGCTGGTCTCGTGCTGGTCCGCACGGCGCTCGGAGTGGCCGACGATCGTCAGCGTCGCGCCGCATTCGCGCAGCATCGCGCCCGAGATGCAGCCGGTATGGGCGCCCTTGTCGGCCTCGTGCAGATCCTGCGCGCCGATCGGCAGTCCACCCGCCACCGCCACGGCGGGCGCGATCAGTGTAAAGGGCACGCACAGCGCCACATCGACACCGGGATTCGCCGCCGCCTCGGCTGCGATCGCCTCCACTTCGCCGAGCTGCGCCTTGAGCCCGTGCATCTTCCAGTTTCCGGCGACCAGCTTGCGGCGCATGTCTTACTCCTCTTCGTTGCATGGCCGATACCAAGCCATGCGCGCCGCACAAGCTTGAAGGCCGCCCCAGAGCGCCCTAAAGCACCTCAAATTCCTCTTTCGAACGGCCCTTCATGCTCAATTCCTTCCGCCGCTTCACCAAGTCGCGCTTCGGCCTGATCGCGGTGTTCGTGTTCCTCGCGGTGATCGCGCTCGCCTTCGCCGCGGGCGACATCACCGGCGTGCGCTCGAATGGCGGCACCGGTGGCGGCAACGTTGTGGCCAAGGTCGGCGACCGCAAGATCACCGACGCCGAGCTGCGTGAGCGGATCGACATCTTCCTGCGCAATCTCCAGCGCGGCGGCCAGAATGTGACGATGGCGCAGTTCCTGGCGCAAGGCGGGCTCGAACTGGCGCTCGACGAGATGATCAACGGCGCGTCGATGGTCGAGTTCGGCAAGCAATCGGGCATGCAGGTGAGCAAGAAGCTGGTCGACGGCGAGATCGCCAGCAACCCGGCGTTCTTCGGCCTCGACGGCAAGTTCAGCCAGAAGCAGTTCGAGGAACTGCTCGGCCAGAACCGCATCTCGCCGGTCACCTTCCGCAACCAGATGACCGACGACCGCTATCGTAGCTGGTTCGTCAACCGCGCCACGATCGGCAACCAGATTCCCGAGGGCGTCGTCCTCCCCTATGCCTCGCTGCTGCTCGAGCGCCGTGCCGGCGTGGTCGGGCTGGTCTCGACGATCGCGATGGACCCCGGCGCCGACCCCGACGACAAGACGCTGACCGCCTGGTACAACGGCAAGCGCGCGCGCTACACCGTGCCCGAGCGCCGGATTCTGCGCTATGCCGTGGTCAACCCGGACTCGCTCAAGGACCGCACCGCCGCCACCGAGGCCGAGATCGCCGACGCCTATAAAAAGGCCGGCAACCGCTTCGCCGCTACCGAGAAGCGCAGCGTCCGCCAACTCGTCACGCTCGACCAGGCGACGGCGAATCGCATCGCGAACGAAGTGAAGGGCGGCAAGACGCTCGCCGCCGCCGCATCCGCCGCCGGGCTGGAGCCGACCAGCTTCGAGGGCGTCGAGAAGGCCGCGCTCGCCAAGCAGACCGCCCCCGCGGTCGCCGATGCAGCCTTCGCCGCGGCGCAGGGCGCGGTCGCCGGCCCGATCCGCTCGCAGCTCGGCTGGCACATCCTCCAGGTAGAGAAGGTCGAGGCGGTCGCCGCCAAAACGCTCGACCAGGCGCGCACCGAACTCGCCGGCGAGATCGGCGCACGCAAGCTCGCCGAGGCGCTCGCCGCGCTGCGCCAGTCGCTCGAGGACGGCGTCGGCGACGGCAAGACCTTCGACGAGGCGGTCGCCGACGCCAAGCTGACCGCAACGCGCTCGCCCGCGCTCACCGCTGCGGGCACCAACCCCGACGATCCCAACTACAAGCCCGATGCGACGATCGCCCCGGTGATGCGCGCCGGCTTCACCTTCGAGCAGGCCGGCGACGAGCCGCAGGTCGTCGCGCTCGGCGCCGACGGCACCTTCGCGCTGGTCGGGCTCGAGCGGGTCGTCCCCGCCGCCCCGCGCCCGCTCGCGCAGATCCGCGATCGCGTGGTGAAGGACTATCTGGTCGAGCAGGCGCTGACCAAGGCGCGCGCCGTCGCCACGGGTATGATCGCCAAGCTCGAAAAGGGCGTGCCGATGCAGCAGGCGCTGGCCGAGGCCGGCGTCACCAAGGGTCCGCCGCCAAAGCCGTTCGATTTCAAGCGCTCCGAGATCCTCGGCCCCAACATGGCGCCCTATCTCCAGATGGCGTTCCAGATGGCGCCGAAAAAGGCGAAGCTGGTCGAGGGATCGAACCGCGAGGGCTATTACGTGGTCTATCTCGACAAGGTCGAGGAGCACAGCGCCGCGAACGATCCGGCGGCGCTCCAGCGCGTGCGCGGCGACATCGCGCCGCAGGTCGGGCCGGAATATGCGCGCCAGTTCATCGCGTCGATGCGCAACCACTTGAAGGTCACGCGCAACGAAAAGGCGATTGCAGCGCTCAAGGCCGAGCTGAGCCGCACCGGATCGGCACGCTGAGGTGATCGAGGGCGTCGAAGGCGCGCGGGCGGCGCTCGCCG is a genomic window containing:
- a CDS encoding MFS transporter, producing MQPPHPRLTLVACILASSLAFIDGSVTNVALPAIGADLGASPAELQWTINAYLLPLSALLLIGGAAGDHFGRRKLLVLGIAIFALASVACAVAADLTLLLAARAAQGIGAAILLPNSLATLSHAFTGEARGKAIGTWAGVGAIAGAVGPPLGGWLVDAIGWRAIFYVNVPVAAAAILIALHYVEESAEGELPLDLPGAFAATVALGAITWGLTLWSSHRAFDASVAIGLAAGILATAAFLWIEHHRGARAMMPFAMFGSRAFAGLTLLTFLLYGALGGVLLLLPFVLIEAAGYTALQAGLALLPMPLGMGLASRVMGRLTARVGPRWPLTIGAAIVAIGFGLLVLVDDGAPYWSSVFPGCLVIAIGMSSVAAPLTTAVLASVDDTHSGTASGFNSAIARTGGLIATAIAGAVIASAGRELITAFHGGVVVGATLAAASSLTALLTLGEIRKATPRPE
- the tpiA gene encoding triose-phosphate isomerase, whose amino-acid sequence is MRRKLVAGNWKMHGLKAQLGEVEAIAAEAAANPGVDVALCVPFTLIAPAVAVAGGLPIGAQDLHEADKGAHTGCISGAMLRECGATLTIVGHSERRADQHETSHDAWAKAAAARRHGLQVILCCGETDAERDAGRAERIVQSQIEKSLPEGAHGDWLTLAYEPRWAIGTGKTPTLDEIGSIHAIARAKLRTMVGDAAAGIRILYGGSVTGANAADILAVDNVDGALVGGASLTAEKFVPIIRGAASLS
- a CDS encoding peptidylprolyl isomerase, giving the protein MLNSFRRFTKSRFGLIAVFVFLAVIALAFAAGDITGVRSNGGTGGGNVVAKVGDRKITDAELRERIDIFLRNLQRGGQNVTMAQFLAQGGLELALDEMINGASMVEFGKQSGMQVSKKLVDGEIASNPAFFGLDGKFSQKQFEELLGQNRISPVTFRNQMTDDRYRSWFVNRATIGNQIPEGVVLPYASLLLERRAGVVGLVSTIAMDPGADPDDKTLTAWYNGKRARYTVPERRILRYAVVNPDSLKDRTAATEAEIADAYKKAGNRFAATEKRSVRQLVTLDQATANRIANEVKGGKTLAAAASAAGLEPTSFEGVEKAALAKQTAPAVADAAFAAAQGAVAGPIRSQLGWHILQVEKVEAVAAKTLDQARTELAGEIGARKLAEALAALRQSLEDGVGDGKTFDEAVADAKLTATRSPALTAAGTNPDDPNYKPDATIAPVMRAGFTFEQAGDEPQVVALGADGTFALVGLERVVPAAPRPLAQIRDRVVKDYLVEQALTKARAVATGMIAKLEKGVPMQQALAEAGVTKGPPPKPFDFKRSEILGPNMAPYLQMAFQMAPKKAKLVEGSNREGYYVVYLDKVEEHSAANDPAALQRVRGDIAPQVGPEYARQFIASMRNHLKVTRNEKAIAALKAELSRTGSAR